In one Acomys russatus chromosome X, mAcoRus1.1, whole genome shotgun sequence genomic region, the following are encoded:
- the LOC127184725 gene encoding ubiquitin-conjugating enzyme E2-17 kDa-like — protein sequence MALKRIKKELLAMSRDPLEHCSAGPVADDMFHWQATITGPDNSPYQGGVFSLSIHFPPSYPFKPPSVSFTTRIYHPNIGHDGTICLDILKSAWSPALTISKILLSICSLLCDPNPNDPLVVEIAKVYHSDKKKYEELAREWTRRYAI from the coding sequence ATGGCTCTTAAACGAATCAAGAAGGAATTACTTGCCATGTCGCGAGATCCCCTGGAACACTGTTCTGCAGGGCCAGTGGCGGATGATATGTTTCACTGGCAAGCAACTATAACCGGGCCTGACAACAGCCCCTACCAAGGAGGGGTCTTTTCCCTTTCAATCCATTTCCCACCCAGCTACCCTTTCAAACCTCCTAGTGTCTCATTTACTACTCGAATTTACCATCCAAATATTGGCCATGATGGAACCATCTGTCTCGATATCTTGAAATCTGCATGGTCACCGGCACTCACTATCtctaaaattttactttctatcTGCTCATTACTTTGTGACCCAAATCCGAATGATCCTTTGGTTGTGGAAATTGCTAAGGTCTATCACagtgataaaaagaaatatgaagaatTAGCCCGAGAGTGGACCAGGAGATACGCAATATAA